The genomic interval GCAGCTCGTGATTAAGGTGGAAAAGATGGAAGTTAGGTCAAGAGCAGGGGAGCCATCCTGTTGGCCTGAGGCAGGACTGAGTTGGAAGTCAGCCTGAACTGCATAtggagaccctggctcaaaaggGCCAACAACAAAAAGTTGAGGAGCTGGGGATCCATTGGCAGAAGGCTTACCCAGTGTATATGAGGTCaggattccatccccagcactctTAAACTGCTGTAGAGGCACACATCCGGGATACCCGAGACCCTGCCTAAACAAACCAAAGCTGGAGTTGACAGGTAGAGGGTAATGGGTCAGTGGACGAATAGACACTCATTCTGGGGAAGGAAGCAAGATCCAAGTGCTTCTGTGGCCCACAGCCCAGACCTCAGTGACTCTGGGGCCTCATGCTAATATCCCTCCCATCCCCAGACCCCTGTCCCAGCTGGCCCTGCCCCAGGTACTAGGCCTGATCTTGAACCTACCCTCTCCTGTGTCACTGGGGCTGCTGTCCCTGCCACTGCGCCGCCGACACTGGGTGGCCCTGCGCCAGGTGGATGGCGTCTACTATAATCTGGACTCAAAGCTACGGGCACCTGAAGCCCTGGGAGACGAGGATGGAGTCAGGTGAGTGGTGAAGAAAGTGAGAGGCTGGGGCCAACACTGGAACTGCCCTGCAAGGAGATGGACTGGCCTGGACTGCTGAGACCTGTCTTACCACTCTCCCCCTCAGGGCCTTCCTGGCAGCTGCCTTGGCCCAAGGCCTGTGCGAGGTGCTATTGGTGGTGacaaaggaggtggaggaggctggctgctggctgcacACAAGCTGATCTACTGCCTGTGAACGGCTGCCTGCTGCCACAGTCCTAAGTGTCCAGTGCCTGGAAAGGGCCTGCAACTCTGGGCCTCAGGAGGCCTGCACCCTGCCCTAGGATCCCCACTCCCCCGGCCACTGCTGCCTCAATAAATCTGTTCTTTTGTTATCTGTGCCTGGGCTCAGCTCCTGGGGATGCTCTCAGTCACAGGCCAGTACCCATAAGGAGACAGAAACCAAAAAAATGTTGCCTCTCAAAATCAGAATAATATAACCTGGAGCTGCAATCACTCCACGCTAAGGTTTAGCCCATCAGTGAGAAGGCAAGCAGGACAGTAGTCCCTAAAGATCACCATGGGTCCAGCAGCCTGTGATCATGCCCCTTGACTTCCCATGTGCAGGGGGAGCTGGGCAGCAGATAGGACTGGCTGCAATCGGCTTCCTCGGGAACAATGCTCCTGGATGTGGTGGGTGGCTGGGTGAAGTCACGGGGTCCTTAAAAGCAAGAGAAGGCCAGCCCAGGGGAGCCCATTCAGGATTTCTGACCCCCACAGAGCATGCGGTATCTCACTGTGACAGTGGCTTGGTCACTCCTCACAGCAACCTCAGGAGGCTGGCATGGTGGCTGTCATTTTCTTAGGGTGTGCTGGGCCCCCTGAGGACAGCCAGTTGGGCTTAGCCTTGAAGCAGGTGAGGGACAGATTATAGGGTGTTTAGAGGGATATTCTCCTAAGGGACCAAACCTACAACTGGAGCAGGGAGGGGTACCTCTGTCAGTCACCCAAGACAAACATGCTAAAGTGGCTGCTAAACTTGAGGGCCCCAAACTCAGAAGTCACTGATGTGCCCAGAGTGCTCTGGCCCTTCTGTCATCACCAGTTATTTGGGGATGTGTTGACAGACAGGTCTATATGGGGCAGAGTGGAAAAGGGCTGGAGCCAGGAGGAGGGCCCAGATAAGAGCACCCTGGAGGTGACAGCACCAGAGTCAGAGATGGGAAGGAGATGGCCAGGATCTGACCCTGAGCTGCAGGGCCTGTAGGAGACACTGGGAGATTGTCCTCAGCTGAGGGGACAGGCTTGGGCAACAGGGACCTGGGATGCCCATTCAGGGATTGTGGGAGAGGAGGGGCCCTGCTTGGGCCATGACACCCCACCTTGCCCGGGATCTATCCTAGTAATTAATTCATCTGGGGACGCAGGCCACACCCTGACACCACGCTAGTAAAAGGGAGGGGTTCAAGATGTTGCCATCATGTGAAGGACACATACAGGGCTCAGAACATCCAGGACCTTTGCTCTCCTCCTGGCCTCAGCCTTCTACAGCCTCCTAGTTCCTCCCAGGgtctcctgtctttctgtctgtctccacaTGTGTCAGAGTTAACCCTTTCATTCTCCACCACTCCCCTGTGTGTGTACCCTCCACCCACTTTTAAGACACaatctctctgtatagcccaggctaatctcaaacttGCCATGATCCTCCGGCCTCAGCcacccatgtgctgggattacaggtgtattcCACCACACGCCACTTCCCCATCTCGTTCCATGGCTGGATCTCTGGGTGGGCCTCTTACCTTCTCCATGCCTCTATCGCCCTCCTCCCTGttcacccctcacccctgccccaccTGTCGCCTGTCTAGTCCTGGGTAGAGGACAGCTGCCAGGACTCCCTGACTGTGTCTATTCTTGGCCTGAGTGGTGCAGCCTGTGACAGCCCAGGTGCACCCTCCACTGTGACCAAATAAGGTCCTAAATGAGCTGTGGAGGGACGGGTGCGGGCCGTCACACTGATTCAATGCCCTCAGTGCAGACGTTGTACCCTCACTGATACCACTTCTGAGAGCACCCTTGGTCCTAACATGCCTGATAAGGCCTGTCCTGAAGCTAGGGGCTCATGAGGCGTCCCTGCTGTGGGTATGGGTCTCCATGCTGGCCCCCAGGGGCCTGGGGCACAGGCCATGAGAGGGGAGGGTGTGGCACGGCTGCCGATGCAGCTGTTATTGCGGGTGCTGACAGCTGAGGCTCGATTTAGCTGCAAGGCCAGGGTCTGGCCAGATAAGGTGTGGATAGGGACAGGGCCCGCCCCTACAGAGCCCCTTAAATTGCAGGGCTTTGGCTAGAGTTGGGGGCGCAGACACCAAGGCCAGGTGAGAGGGTCCTGCTGCGCTGGGGCCCACAAGGTGCCCGGTGTCTCTCCAcctgtctgcttctctgcctctcctggcaGGGCTCCTGCCTTCCACACCCtccattctctccttctgtgcctctctctgcccccccccctctcactgtgtgtctctctcttctgtgtgtctctgtatctatctatctatctatctaacctGATTTCCcctgtctctatctttctctctctctgcctctgtgtctcacCATCTTTCCTGCAGATTTTCTATCCTCCttcatctctctgcctttctccatctccctctctcagcctaatttttcctgtctctgatgttccttccatgtgtctgtctcttgaCCTGATTCtcctctcttcatttctctttctgtatctgtctctctctggtccTGCCTTCCTCTGACTCTCTTTGATTCTCCCTATCTCTGCCTGCTTGTTCCCtaccccttcctccccatctcccattTTCgggtctcttcctccctctctgactCCCTCTCTGCTGCGGCCTGAGTCCTGTGTTTCCTCCTGAATAAAGCTGGTTCTGTCCTGGctccctcttctctgcctccgtctttccttccccctctgccCCCACCCAGCCCAGCCCCAATCCTGGTTGAGGGACTCAGTCCTGGCAGCAGGGGCATCCCCTCCTGCCCCACACAACAGGACAGAGGGATGGAAACCAGGGACTCGAGACCAGAGAGGCCGGGAGAAAAGTCAGCCTAAATGAGGGATAACAGGCCATGGGATGTAGAGGCCAGGCAGCACCCGTCACCAGGCAGACCAGGCTCCCCTCCCCCTTGGGCCAGGCTGTGCCAGCGCCAGGACAATGTACCCTTGTCTCCTGTCCTGACAGCTGGGggctcctgcctccgcctccttcAGAGGGGCCAGTGGCTCTCTGATCTGCCCTAGGCAGGGGAGTGACCCTAGGGACCAGGCCTAGGGCATCTACTACCTCCAGCCTCCTGTCCCTCCCTGAGCTCCAGGATCCTGTCATTATTCTGGTCACCCTAGTGTTTGGCCACCCTTTCTGTGAGCTGCCACTGCCCTTCCTGTCCTAGCTCTGCTGTCCCTCCACTATGTCCTTTCTCCCCTTCTGGTTTGCTTGGCCCCTCCCCACTAGAAATCTTGTGAGCATCTGCTgtgttcggggggggggggggtcctccaCTCCTTTCCCTCTTGCACCTGCTCCCACCTGTCCCATCGTCATCTCTTGTCTCCTCCCCTTTCTGCCCTCCTGGGAGAAGGAATGAACACACCTCAAGCCCCTACTGTATACCAGGCACTCCACTCACTTCTTTACCTCTTCacaccctttcccctcccctccccctcccttccccttcccttccccctctcactgttttctccactctcttccaAGACAAAGAACGCATTTATTGAACACAGTTCTGGTATGcattctctctcttgccctccattcttCACTGATAATGGTCTgtgccagcctctgcttcctgcttctctctgcctgggGAATATATGGGCATACATTGGGCACCAGCTGTGTGCTAagctttttataaacacttccttctcttccccttctgtcCTTTGCTTCCTACTGGCTCTCCCcccaggaaagggaaggggtACTGATTGAGCACTGACTGTGTGCCAAGCAATCCACACCTATGCCTCTCTTGGCTCTTTAGCTCCTCCTCTGCAGAGGAAGCGCAACTATTTCAGGCAAAGGGGTGAAGTGCCCTTTGGGAGCACAGCTAGGGTAAGGATGGGCCAATAGGCTTCAGGGCTAAGCAGGGACCAGCACTCACCtccaggaactgatgcagaaacaggctgatggaaacacacacacacagctagccTGGGTCACCTATTATCCTCTTTGTCCCCTCCCTTTACCCCTCCCATGATTCTCACTCTGTGCCTCCATCACTCTCCGTCACACACCATCTTCCTTTGACCTCTTCCCATCTCTGCCCATACAATATGGCTACACGAAGCTCCTCGAATTCAGCACAGTGCCTGATGTGTGGGTACTCCTGCCATCACAGACTCAGACACTGCAGCCTCCCTGCAGGCCTGCCatgttcctcctcccctcctccttcacttcctctcctcatcctccacttcttcctcctctccctttctcttccttttcttcctctaacttcctctcttcttctccatctttctcttcttcctctccacttCCTCCCTGTACTttccatctccttccttcctcctcctcctccatcttgtctgcctccctttctcctttcatttcctccttctcccttcatctcttcctcctttcccttgtcctcctcttcccctgcctcctctttctccatgctCTTctgcccctccttctcctcctccattttctcttcctgaATCTCCTTTCCTCcaccttcatttcttcattctctccaTCCCCTatattctttctgctccttcactttctcctcctcttcctacttctcctttttccttctccttctcttccactgttttcttaaccatctctccTCCGTCAGCACCTGCTCATCTGCCgcttcctttctcctcagcctCTGTCTCTCCCGTACTCATATCCAtctcttctcctctgcctcccgtttcctcctcctcttcctccaacaCATCTTCCTCATCTCCTATGCATCCTcgtccttcctcctcttcatcgAATCCTTCCATAAATCctgactctcctcttcctccaactTCCTTTTCATTGCCTTTCCTCCatatttctttctccatctttccatcttctttcttcacttcctcttattcctccatcttcttttttctcctttcctccttcatagtccccttttccttctttcttctaatcctcttcatttttcctctttctcctctattaTCTCCTCCTGATTCATActttctctttccccatcttctctcccttcttgctGCTTACTTCTCTTGCACCTTATattcttccttctgttcctactcctctattttcttctcctcctccatttcttcctcttccactccctccctttcttctttctcttgtgtcgtttcctattttttctcatttcctctaTGTCATCTTTTCCTCCTAAttgtctcctcccttctctctctgtcctgtccatctttctctccttttacctcctcctcattctttcatctttctccttctcttccgcctttcttctcttcttccatcccctactcatgttctctctctttccttctatttcctcattctctttgttctcttctttcatctcttctttctttcttcctccatcacttttttcttcctcttctgccttcatctttttcttctcctctttcatctcttcttcctcctctctcctatctcttcctttctttctcctccttctcctcctgctccatcTCCTTTCCtgttctacctcctcctcttcattcccctttctttccttttcctcctgctctcattctcctcttccttctctttcgcTCTCTTGTTCCTCTTGTATCTCCCTCATCTCATCCTCCTTGCCCCCTcattcttctccattcttttccatctctgtttcctccttcctctccatctcttccctcttcatctcttcttcttttttacctcatctttctccatcctctcttcctccttgtttCTACCTGTCTATTCCCTCCGTCatctcttcctccattttctcttttacCACCTTTATCCTCTCCTCCTtctattgtcttccttgttctctttcatcctctatcttccttctctttttctcccccattttctcctcatcactgtcctattttatctcttcctcatcctttgtACCTTCCTCCTCTatcttgttcttccttctcctaCATTTCCTCTTCCTATCTACTTCCCCCTCCTCAACCTCCTACCTATATTTCATCTCCTCctttctatctcctgtctttgacatctacttttttcctcctccatctctttctctttctttcaatctttcctcctttacctctttttcttctccatcaTTTCCTCTGCCATCTTTCTCAACTTTGTCCTAGATCTCTTCCTccctatttcttcttcctcttcctcctccattgccccctcctctcacctcctgttctatct from Arvicanthis niloticus isolate mArvNil1 chromosome 1, mArvNil1.pat.X, whole genome shotgun sequence carries:
- the Josd2 gene encoding josephin-2 isoform X3, producing MSQAPEARPSPPSVYHERQRLELCAVHALNNVLQEQLFSQEAADEICKRLAPDSRLNPHRSLLGTGNYDVNVIMAALQGLGLAAVWWDRRRPLSQLALPQVLGLILNLPSPVSLGLLSLPLRRRHWVALRQVDGVYYNLDSKLRAPEALGDEDGVRAFLAAALAQGLCEVLLVVTKEVEEAGCWLHTS